One part of the Zerene cesonia ecotype Mississippi chromosome 2, Zerene_cesonia_1.1, whole genome shotgun sequence genome encodes these proteins:
- the LOC119835620 gene encoding uncharacterized protein LOC119835620: METSIDFSALFIATDTPGKFQIIPNLAFQYKDIPLAEFGLKLVYPGYLGILNCKYRFCYALAPVDNMPTVKNVHEEAQKLGFKGDFNRSYLLEEQMTPHLSIFEDDDIDRDPEELYDEDGED, translated from the exons ATGGAGACGTCGATAGATTTCAGTGCTTTGTTTATCGCCACGGATACACCCGGAAAGTTTCAGATTATACCGAACTTGGCATTCCAAT ataAAGATATACCTCTCGCTGAATTTGGGCTGAAACTCGTGTATCCAGGGTATTTAGGAATACTAAATTGCAAGTACAGGTTCTGTTATGCTTTAGCACCAGTTGACAACATGCCTACTGTAAAAAAT GTTCACGAGGAAGCACAGAAACTCGGATTCAAAGGTGATTTCAACCGGTCCTACTTACTGGAAGAGCAAATGACGCCGCACCTGTCAATATTTGAAGACGACGATATCGATAGAGACCCAGAAGAACTTTATGATGAGGATGGTGAagattag
- the LOC119835612 gene encoding uncharacterized protein LOC119835612: MRFHNLFKLIFPCLLKALVINALSVKPQFFEKNHQMCVKLAKQPYFDIDIVVGKPWRIYYTWNLKLDTKCLDMVFKNATIEIINRFWNDMNEYLEQQPVWEAATLSVTMGSAKHELLLFADQGPAGSFLAVPNVIREGSSYYSLNSGKYLV; this comes from the exons ATGAGGTTTCATAacctatttaaattgatatttcctTGCCTACTAAAGGCGCTCGTAATAAATGCGTTAAGTGTGAAGCCACAATTTTTTGAGAAAAATCATCAAATGTGTGTGAAATTGGCTAAACAGCCTTATTTTGATATAGATATAGTTGTAGGTAAGCCCTGGAGGATATATTATACGTGGAATCTGAAACTGGATACAAAATGTTTGGATATGGTGTTTAAGAATGCTACGATTGAG ataATCAATCGATTCTGGAACGATATGAACGAATATCTAGAACAGCAGCCGGTGTGGGAAGCAGCGACCCTGAGCGTGACTATGGGTTCAGCTAAACACGAACTGCTCCTCTTTGCTGACCAGGGACCAGCTGGCAGCTTCCTCGCAGTGCCAAATGTTATACGTGAAGGAAGTTCGTACTATTCGTTGAATAgtggaaaatatttagtttaa